A single Spiroplasma floricola 23-6 DNA region contains:
- the rplS gene encoding 50S ribosomal protein L19, giving the protein MNMLTKNTKALIDEQLNNNLPNFTSGDTIKVNVKIKEGEKYRIQAFEGVVIKTQGSGISYSVCVRKNSNGVFVERTFPVHSPIIESIEIIKRGRVRRARIYYIRKLSGKAARIKEVINNKTKDTSSMKKAVKK; this is encoded by the coding sequence ATGAATATGTTAACAAAGAACACAAAAGCTTTAATTGATGAACAATTAAATAATAATCTTCCAAATTTTACATCAGGAGATACTATTAAAGTTAATGTAAAAATTAAAGAGGGAGAAAAATATCGTATCCAAGCATTTGAAGGTGTAGTTATTAAAACTCAAGGAAGTGGAATTTCATACTCAGTATGTGTAAGAAAAAACTCAAATGGTGTTTTTGTTGAAAGAACATTTCCAGTTCATTCACCAATTATTGAATCAATTGAAATTATTAAACGTGGACGTGTAAGAAGAGCAAGAATTTATTATATAAGAAAATTATCAGGTAAAGCTGCACGTATTAAAGAAGTTATTAATAATAAAACAAAAGATACTAGTTCAATGAAAAAAGCAGTTAAAAAATAA
- a CDS encoding DUF3196 family protein, giving the protein MKNYYDETLEKIEEAEEQNNLQEAFRIISEELNAPYIPQDFLEKLQKIEIRLIEKANLNKSNSFNWNIDKVLEAMSKKLNQDVQLMAFDALRGLNARLIINDIKEYLQNTEIKPEYKSFLILVLIEQAIDEELIVKKNNQSILINPLKYDLLKAQQVFKDLELKMEQVVYYSNPSLFNICENIANTYFYHVFPIFNLEESNLNDLAMAIIMKASNSLGLEWNEKLELKLNFNKENTMLLLNELNEII; this is encoded by the coding sequence ATGAAAAATTATTATGATGAAACATTAGAAAAAATTGAAGAAGCTGAAGAGCAAAATAATTTGCAAGAAGCTTTTAGAATAATTTCAGAAGAATTAAATGCACCATATATACCTCAAGATTTTTTAGAAAAACTACAAAAAATAGAAATTAGATTAATAGAAAAAGCAAATCTAAATAAAAGTAATTCATTTAATTGAAACATTGATAAAGTTTTAGAAGCAATGTCTAAAAAACTGAATCAAGATGTTCAATTAATGGCTTTTGATGCTCTCAGAGGATTAAATGCAAGACTTATTATTAATGATATAAAAGAGTATTTGCAAAATACCGAAATCAAACCAGAATATAAAAGTTTTTTAATATTAGTTTTAATTGAACAAGCAATAGATGAAGAATTAATTGTGAAAAAAAACAATCAAAGTATTTTAATTAACCCTTTAAAATATGACTTATTAAAAGCGCAACAAGTTTTTAAAGATTTAGAATTAAAAATGGAACAAGTTGTATATTATAGTAATCCAAGTTTATTTAATATTTGCGAAAATATAGCAAATACTTATTTTTATCATGTTTTTCCAATATTTAATTTGGAAGAGAGTAATTTAAATGATTTAGCAATGGCTATAATTATGAAAGCATCAAATTCACTTGGTTTAGAATGAAATGAAAAACTAGAATTAAAATTAAATTTTAATAAAGAAAATACAATGTTATTATTAAATGAGTTGAATGAAATTATTTAA
- the obgE gene encoding GTPase ObgE, which produces MKFVDLAHFNIKSGKGGDGAVSFRHELYVANGGPNGGDGGKGGDVIFIADEGKSSLLDLKLQKFYSAEDGHKGDIKNMHGKNGKDIYIKVPVGTIIYNADNNELLYDFISDGQEEIIAFGGKGGRGNARFANSRNKAPTIFEAGDPGQEINIKAELKVLADVGFVGLPNAGKSTLLRTISNSKPQVADYPFTTLNPQLGVSRDKQGRTFTVADLPGLIEGASLGKGLGHEFLRHIERCKIICHVIDMSGNYATEDVIKNYELIRKELIEYNYNLEKRVEIIVANKMDIDEAQINVLYFKEKYKDKKIIEVSGLNRMNIDQLLLEIGSTLEKVKDIPLWEIKEETDQDYKLYTFESDLKDIQVKNLGNGRWKIDGEDVYKIYQKTPISTYDNLLLFNEKLKNLGVYNILREKGAQQGDIVKIFDIELEWMD; this is translated from the coding sequence ATGAAATTTGTAGATTTAGCACATTTTAATATTAAATCAGGTAAAGGTGGAGATGGAGCTGTCTCTTTTCGTCATGAACTTTATGTAGCAAATGGAGGTCCAAACGGTGGAGATGGTGGTAAAGGTGGAGATGTTATCTTTATTGCAGATGAAGGAAAATCTTCACTATTAGACTTAAAATTACAAAAATTTTATAGTGCAGAAGATGGTCACAAAGGTGATATTAAAAATATGCACGGTAAAAATGGTAAAGATATTTATATCAAAGTTCCTGTAGGAACTATAATATACAATGCAGATAACAATGAATTATTGTATGACTTTATAAGTGATGGTCAAGAAGAAATAATTGCTTTTGGTGGTAAAGGTGGAAGAGGAAATGCAAGATTTGCAAATTCAAGAAATAAGGCACCAACTATCTTTGAAGCAGGAGATCCAGGACAAGAAATAAATATTAAAGCTGAATTAAAAGTTTTAGCAGATGTTGGTTTTGTGGGATTACCAAATGCGGGAAAATCTACATTATTAAGAACTATTTCAAACTCAAAACCACAAGTTGCAGATTATCCTTTTACAACTTTAAATCCACAATTAGGAGTTTCAAGAGATAAACAAGGAAGAACTTTTACTGTTGCAGATTTACCAGGATTAATTGAAGGAGCAAGTTTAGGAAAAGGATTAGGACATGAATTTTTAAGACATATTGAAAGATGCAAAATTATTTGTCATGTAATTGATATGTCAGGAAACTATGCAACAGAAGATGTTATAAAGAATTATGAATTGATTAGAAAAGAACTTATTGAATATAATTATAATTTAGAAAAAAGAGTAGAAATAATAGTTGCCAATAAAATGGATATTGATGAAGCTCAAATAAATGTTTTGTATTTTAAAGAAAAATATAAAGACAAAAAAATTATCGAAGTTTCAGGATTAAATAGAATGAACATAGATCAATTGCTATTAGAAATTGGCTCAACTTTAGAAAAAGTTAAAGATATTCCTCTTTGAGAAATCAAAGAAGAAACTGATCAAGATTACAAACTTTACACATTTGAATCTGATTTAAAAGATATACAAGTAAAAAATCTTGGTAATGGTAGATGAAAAATTGATGGAGAAGATGTTTATAAAATTTATCAAAAAACTCCAATTTCAACTTATGATAATTTATTACTATTTAATGAGAAATTAAAAAATTTAGGAGTTTATAATATTTTAAGAGAAAAAGGTGCACAACAAGGTGATATTGTTAAAATATTTGATATAGAATTGGAATGAATGGATTAA
- the nadE gene encoding NAD(+) synthase yields the protein MNMKLKDYLEYLVEWIREEVIKANQKGVIVGISGGIDSAVVAALAKKAFPNDYITLWMPCKSSELDEKCKEELIRDLDLKNVTVDLSKPFEAISESLNNSGINQSKLALANTKARLRMSSLYSMAQTHNYLVLGTDNADEWHIGYFTKFGDGGVDLLPIIKLLKREVKEAAKLLGVPDSIINRAPTASLWEDQTDESEIGFSYDLIDDYISGKEVNNLVKERVDYLHKISEHKRTSAPMPKNIR from the coding sequence ATTAATATGAAATTAAAAGATTATTTAGAATATTTAGTTGAATGAATAAGAGAAGAAGTAATAAAAGCAAATCAAAAAGGAGTTATTGTTGGAATAAGTGGAGGAATTGACTCTGCAGTTGTAGCTGCACTTGCAAAAAAAGCATTTCCAAATGATTACATTACATTATGAATGCCTTGCAAATCAAGTGAGTTAGATGAAAAATGCAAAGAAGAGTTAATTAGAGACTTAGATTTAAAAAATGTTACAGTTGATTTATCTAAGCCATTTGAAGCTATATCAGAATCATTAAATAATTCAGGTATCAATCAATCAAAATTAGCTCTTGCAAATACTAAAGCAAGATTAAGAATGTCTTCATTATATTCAATGGCTCAGACTCATAATTATTTAGTATTAGGAACAGATAATGCTGATGAATGACATATTGGTTATTTTACAAAATTTGGTGATGGAGGTGTAGATTTATTGCCAATAATTAAACTTTTAAAAAGAGAAGTGAAAGAAGCTGCAAAACTTTTAGGAGTTCCAGATTCTATTATAAATAGAGCACCAACTGCAAGTTTATGAGAAGATCAAACTGATGAATCAGAAATAGGATTTAGTTATGATTTAATTGACGATTATATAAGTGGAAAAGAGGTAAATAATTTAGTAAAAGAAAGAGTAGATTATTTGCATAAAATCTCAGAACATAAAAGAACTAGTGCACCAATGCCAAAAAATATAAGATAA
- a CDS encoding TIGR04561 family membrane protein: MKTLLFSRTLFKVLDFELSLTVVLIIFTIIAAVALGIYLLILFQKNRKFYFEKEEVSGDEFKRLEKFEEQRNYFELEIAKIKKIQRERKK, from the coding sequence ATGAAAACATTATTATTCAGTAGAACACTTTTTAAAGTATTAGATTTTGAACTTTCTTTAACTGTTGTTTTGATTATTTTTACTATCATTGCTGCAGTTGCGTTAGGAATTTATTTGTTAATTCTTTTTCAAAAAAATAGAAAATTCTATTTTGAAAAGGAAGAAGTTTCAGGTGATGAATTCAAAAGACTTGAAAAATTTGAAGAACAAAGAAATTATTTTGAATTAGAGATTGCTAAAATCAAAAAAATTCAAAGAGAAAGAAAAAAATAA
- a CDS encoding MSC_0882 family membrane protein, with translation MSGLFNPFKKDNLNQNDHQQNVGNFDFNQNPHQNPIYQNETAMYQKNLIESKNEGYIRPRQRNFENSYHEQAQNIPQYSRSENNGRNRPELVNNQYLQNNQMQYQNQQMYQKPQQYQPMNNYNNYPNQYNNSLKQEYLDFDNNARIDYGNFRDENQYNRMVYSPNNNMNSIQRNENYNNRPLYENYNVPNNNMYYGYNDFSNNNQFYNQNSPYGYNPEIDYAPVSSNNYNPYDKSTYTQRYKSARMMPKEIGKEVRSEKLRIFLIFLIGVVGIITSSIMLSIFYKAGNDGTYMGVKRDQVMYPFFSITLLIFSLGFFAISLTDFGFIYSNVKKYERDLYYGKESVPYFITRNYRSLISRTVYLNWIAFCIYIFGAISLGIMYGLQSQVETGNTSFYFLFWKIGQLKPLNSEIQTNIIVLFVTLIIHILNIVTTRTRKNNIIGYYGYEIIPQQEIKEIRKRANKICMIIFFTTLAIILFLIVIPWLIIRKKRGLSLKPWGTVANG, from the coding sequence ATGAGTGGATTATTTAATCCTTTTAAAAAAGATAATTTAAATCAAAACGATCACCAACAAAATGTTGGAAATTTTGATTTTAATCAAAATCCTCATCAAAATCCAATTTATCAAAATGAAACAGCAATGTATCAAAAAAATCTGATTGAATCAAAAAATGAAGGTTATATAAGACCAAGACAAAGAAACTTTGAAAATAGCTATCATGAACAAGCACAAAATATTCCTCAGTATAGTAGAAGTGAAAATAATGGTAGAAATAGACCTGAATTAGTCAATAACCAATATTTGCAAAATAATCAAATGCAATATCAAAATCAACAGATGTATCAAAAACCCCAGCAATATCAACCAATGAACAATTACAATAATTACCCAAATCAATATAATAATAGTTTAAAACAAGAATATTTAGATTTTGATAATAATGCAAGAATCGATTATGGAAACTTTAGAGATGAAAATCAATATAATAGAATGGTTTATTCTCCAAATAATAATATGAACAGTATTCAAAGAAATGAAAATTATAATAATAGACCTTTATATGAAAATTATAATGTACCTAATAATAATATGTATTATGGTTATAATGATTTTTCAAATAACAATCAATTTTATAATCAAAATTCTCCATATGGTTATAATCCAGAAATAGATTATGCACCAGTAAGTTCAAACAATTATAATCCATATGATAAAAGCACTTATACTCAAAGATACAAATCAGCAAGAATGATGCCAAAAGAAATTGGAAAAGAAGTAAGAAGTGAAAAATTAAGAATCTTTTTAATATTTTTAATTGGTGTAGTTGGAATAATTACTTCATCAATAATGCTATCTATTTTTTATAAAGCAGGAAATGATGGAACTTATATGGGAGTTAAACGTGATCAAGTAATGTATCCATTTTTCTCAATTACATTATTAATATTTTCATTAGGTTTTTTTGCTATAAGTCTTACAGATTTTGGATTTATTTATTCAAATGTCAAAAAATATGAAAGAGATTTATATTATGGAAAAGAATCAGTTCCTTATTTTATAACAAGAAACTATAGAAGTTTAATATCAAGAACAGTATATTTAAATTGAATTGCATTTTGTATATACATTTTTGGAGCCATTTCTCTTGGTATTATGTATGGGCTTCAAAGTCAAGTTGAAACAGGAAATACTTCTTTTTATTTTCTATTTTGAAAAATTGGACAATTAAAACCATTAAATTCAGAAATTCAAACTAATATAATAGTCTTATTTGTGACTTTAATAATTCATATCTTAAATATTGTTACAACAAGAACTAGAAAAAATAATATTATAGGTTATTATGGTTATGAAATAATTCCTCAGCAAGAAATTAAAGAGATTAGAAAAAGAGCAAATAAAATATGTATGATTATTTTCTTTACAACATTGGCAATCATATTATTTTTAATTGTTATTCCTTGATTAATTATTAGAAAAAAAAGAGGTCTTTCACTTAAACCATGAGGAACAGTAGCCAATGGATAG
- the hemW gene encoding radical SAM family heme chaperone HemW — MDRKINSLYVHIPFCEHICFYCDFVKVKKPQDPKIIEKYLDRIQEELNSYENRLDDIQSIYIGGGTPSCLNSEQTIRMCVILSKYTNKENFEYSIELNPESVTEEKLEIYKKYNINRVSMGVQTFDNELLKKIGRIHDNSIAIEAYKLIRKVGFKNVSIDLMYNLYDQTRKNIYTDLDYIDKLKPDHISWYSLIMKENSVWGRKKMKVPENDELFDEIVNKGLEKLGYIRYEISNYALKQKNKSFHNMTYWNNSIFAGVGIGATGFEQKDEKYYLTKNEGNILNYEKQFELLTKEDYYFQVIMMGLRLVEGIDLTLDINKEVYKFYEQKITEKINSNLLEISNNRVKCTERGFNILNEILIDFL; from the coding sequence ATGGATAGAAAAATTAATAGTTTATATGTTCACATTCCTTTTTGTGAACATATTTGTTTTTATTGTGATTTTGTTAAAGTTAAAAAACCCCAAGATCCAAAAATTATTGAAAAGTATCTTGACAGAATTCAAGAGGAATTAAATTCCTATGAAAATAGATTAGATGATATTCAAAGTATTTATATTGGTGGTGGAACTCCAAGCTGTTTAAATAGTGAGCAAACTATTAGAATGTGTGTAATTTTATCAAAATACACTAATAAAGAAAATTTTGAATATTCAATAGAGTTGAATCCTGAATCAGTAACTGAAGAAAAGTTAGAGATTTATAAAAAATATAATATAAATAGAGTTAGTATGGGAGTTCAGACTTTTGATAATGAATTATTGAAAAAAATTGGAAGAATTCATGATAACTCAATTGCAATTGAAGCATATAAATTAATAAGAAAAGTAGGCTTTAAAAATGTAAGTATTGATTTAATGTATAACTTATATGATCAAACAAGAAAAAATATTTACACTGATTTAGATTATATTGATAAATTGAAACCAGATCATATTTCTTGATATTCATTAATAATGAAAGAAAACTCAGTTTGAGGTAGAAAAAAAATGAAAGTTCCAGAAAATGATGAATTATTTGATGAAATAGTAAATAAAGGATTAGAAAAGTTAGGCTATATTAGATATGAAATATCTAATTATGCTTTAAAACAAAAAAATAAATCTTTTCATAATATGACTTATTGAAATAATTCTATTTTTGCAGGTGTTGGAATTGGAGCAACTGGTTTTGAACAAAAAGATGAGAAATATTATTTAACTAAAAATGAAGGAAATATTCTGAATTATGAAAAACAATTTGAACTTTTAACAAAAGAAGATTATTATTTTCAAGTAATCATGATGGGATTAAGGTTAGTTGAAGGAATAGATTTAACATTAGATATTAATAAAGAAGTTTATAAATTTTATGAACAAAAAATTACAGAAAAAATTAATAGTAATTTATTAGAAATATCTAATAATAGAGTAAAGTGTACAGAAAGGGGATTTAATATCTTGAATGAGATATTAATAGATTTTTTATAA
- a CDS encoding isochorismatase family protein: MKKALIVVDYQYDFADPKGKLYVPEGEDIKKNIEKRIKEYKKNNDLVIFSGDFHPQNHVSFSKWGEHCLVNSKGTEFYVDDSEVDLFIKKGTELKYDSLSAFYIAKDVDRNIELESELDQWLKKNNISELEICGLALDICVQATYDDAIKKGYRAFINLNLSKRLNF; this comes from the coding sequence ATGAAAAAAGCTTTAATAGTAGTAGATTATCAATATGATTTTGCAGATCCCAAAGGAAAATTATATGTTCCAGAAGGAGAAGATATTAAAAAAAATATTGAAAAAAGAATTAAAGAATATAAAAAGAATAATGATTTAGTAATTTTTTCAGGAGATTTTCACCCACAAAATCATGTTTCTTTTTCTAAGTGAGGAGAACATTGTCTTGTTAATTCAAAGGGAACAGAATTTTATGTAGATGATTCAGAAGTTGACTTGTTTATTAAAAAAGGTACTGAACTAAAATATGATAGCTTATCAGCATTTTATATTGCCAAGGATGTAGATAGAAATATTGAGTTAGAATCTGAACTTGATCAATGACTAAAGAAAAATAATATAAGCGAATTAGAAATTTGTGGACTTGCATTAGATATATGTGTTCAAGCAACTTATGATGATGCAATAAAAAAAGGATATAGAGCATTTATTAACTTAAATCTTTCAAAAAGACTAAATTTTTAG
- a CDS encoding ATP-dependent Clp protease ATP-binding subunit has protein sequence MDFTQKPDPLNDPEILSKYTRDLTKDAKEGKIDPIIGRDDEIMRVIRILSRKTKNNPVLIGEPGVGKTAIAEGLAQRINKGDVPSVLKDKKILELDMGSVMAGASFLGDYEARIKGIVNAIQKQEGQVILFIDELHLIVGAGKTGNGGGMDVSNLLKPSLARGGIKVIGATTLKEYREYIEKDAALERRFQKVIVREPTIEETISILRGLKERFETYHGVRIHDNALVAAAQLSDRYISDRFLPDKAIDLVDEASATIKTELASVPTELYQIDRKVMQLEIEKAALSKEKDEKSHERLEQAQKELSLLKEKQTEFNDKWNAEKKSLEKINQFRSTIDSLKIELEQAQSEANYQRAGEIQYSLLPALEKQLEAALDTNKEKLISEEVNESEIASIVSRWTGIEMENLIESEKQKLLGLNTQLKKMVKGQNQAIELVSDAIIRSRSGIKDPNKPIGSFLFLGPTGVGKTEVAKSLARNLFGSEKKMLRFDMSEYMEKHSVSKLLGSPPGYVGYEEGGKLTEAVRRAPYSILLFDEVEKAHPDVFNIFLQILDDGRVTDSLGKTIDFKNTIIIMTSNIGSDYLISTPSELIDQDVLNEKLKQFFRPEFLNRIDNIVNFNPLSKEVVKEIILKTLDELKERVFLTHEYILNFTEQTIQKILDEGYDQLYGARPIKRYIERNIETLIARAIVGGEIEEKRNYVIDVNEGKFIITTSNKLN, from the coding sequence ATGGATTTTACACAAAAACCAGATCCTTTAAATGATCCAGAAATATTAAGTAAATATACAAGAGATTTAACTAAGGATGCAAAAGAAGGAAAAATAGATCCAATCATTGGTAGAGATGATGAAATTATGAGAGTAATTAGAATTTTAAGTAGAAAAACAAAAAATAATCCAGTTCTTATAGGTGAACCTGGAGTTGGTAAGACAGCTATAGCTGAAGGTTTAGCTCAACGAATAAATAAAGGAGATGTTCCTAGTGTATTGAAAGATAAAAAAATTCTTGAACTTGATATGGGAAGTGTTATGGCAGGTGCAAGTTTTTTAGGAGATTATGAGGCAAGAATTAAAGGCATTGTAAATGCAATTCAAAAGCAAGAAGGTCAAGTAATTTTATTTATTGATGAACTTCATTTGATAGTTGGAGCAGGAAAAACTGGAAATGGTGGGGGAATGGACGTTTCTAACTTGTTAAAACCTTCCCTTGCTAGAGGTGGAATTAAAGTTATTGGAGCTACAACTTTAAAAGAATATAGAGAATATATTGAAAAAGATGCAGCTCTTGAAAGAAGATTTCAAAAAGTTATTGTTAGAGAACCAACAATTGAAGAGACTATATCAATTTTAAGAGGTTTAAAGGAAAGATTTGAAACTTATCATGGAGTTAGAATTCATGATAATGCATTAGTTGCTGCTGCACAATTGAGTGATAGATATATTTCAGATAGATTTTTACCTGATAAAGCAATTGACTTAGTTGATGAAGCAAGTGCGACAATAAAAACAGAACTTGCATCAGTTCCTACAGAGTTATATCAAATTGATAGAAAAGTTATGCAATTAGAAATTGAAAAAGCTGCTCTTTCAAAAGAAAAAGATGAAAAATCTCATGAAAGATTAGAACAAGCACAAAAAGAATTAAGTTTATTAAAAGAAAAGCAAACAGAATTCAATGATAAATGAAATGCTGAAAAAAAATCTTTAGAGAAAATTAATCAATTTAGGTCAACAATAGATTCTTTAAAAATTGAATTAGAACAAGCGCAAAGTGAAGCAAATTATCAAAGAGCTGGAGAAATACAATATTCTTTACTTCCAGCTTTAGAAAAACAGTTAGAAGCTGCTTTAGATACTAATAAAGAAAAATTAATTTCAGAAGAGGTAAATGAAAGTGAAATTGCATCAATTGTATCTAGATGAACTGGAATTGAAATGGAAAATTTAATAGAGAGCGAAAAACAAAAGCTTTTAGGATTGAATACACAATTAAAGAAAATGGTTAAAGGTCAAAATCAAGCAATTGAATTAGTATCTGATGCAATTATTAGAAGCAGAAGTGGTATTAAAGATCCAAATAAACCAATTGGTAGTTTCTTATTTTTAGGTCCAACAGGAGTTGGTAAAACTGAAGTTGCAAAATCACTTGCAAGAAATTTATTTGGAAGTGAAAAGAAAATGTTGCGTTTTGATATGTCTGAATACATGGAAAAACATTCAGTTTCTAAATTACTAGGATCTCCTCCAGGATATGTGGGATATGAAGAAGGAGGTAAATTAACTGAAGCAGTTAGAAGAGCACCTTATTCAATATTACTATTTGATGAAGTAGAAAAAGCTCATCCTGATGTATTTAATATATTTTTACAAATTTTAGATGATGGTAGAGTTACTGATTCACTTGGAAAAACAATAGACTTTAAAAATACAATTATTATTATGACTTCAAATATTGGTTCTGATTATTTAATTTCTACTCCTTCAGAATTAATTGATCAAGATGTTTTAAACGAGAAATTAAAGCAATTTTTCAGACCTGAATTCTTAAATAGAATTGACAATATTGTAAACTTTAATCCATTATCAAAAGAAGTAGTTAAAGAAATAATTTTAAAAACACTTGATGAGTTAAAAGAAAGAGTTTTTTTAACTCATGAATATATTTTAAATTTTACAGAACAAACAATTCAAAAAATTTTAGATGAAGGATATGATCAACTTTATGGTGCGCGACCAATTAAGAGATATATTGAAAGAAATATAGAAACTTTAATTGCAAGAGCAATTGTTGGTGGAGAAATTGAAGAAAAAAGAAATTATGTAATTGATGTAAATGAAGGAAAGTTTATTATAACAACTTCAAATAAATTAAATTAG
- the hrcA gene encoding heat-inducible transcriptional repressor HrcA yields MLTERQELILKSIIEEYIKMALPVGSKRIQEVLTIEVSSATIRNESAFLEEKGFLEKAHTSSGRVPSTKGYRYYVDNLMESNNIDDIKLQIDEIFKKRGSTIDEILEQTSLILSEMTKLATVVATSEQNDELLLSKVELVPISSKTAIVIFIISNGTIQNKTINLESVSLEELKLSIDLFNERLINSKISEIQTKSQAIIPVLKQQVKKYEFILQTLVGALIHTDSNKSKTRGVKYLLENPEFNDPNKIKNIIEFIENASPFAWFNYQSKTNKPVVAIGLETGNENDDIAVIGTNFPTKGGGKGALALVGPKRIEYDKVSKLLEWISNKIEEKFLLEGE; encoded by the coding sequence GTGTTAACAGAACGTCAAGAATTGATATTAAAATCAATTATTGAAGAGTATATTAAAATGGCTTTGCCAGTTGGATCTAAAAGAATTCAAGAGGTGTTAACAATTGAAGTTTCTTCTGCAACAATTAGAAATGAATCAGCATTTTTGGAAGAAAAGGGATTTTTGGAAAAAGCTCATACTTCTTCAGGAAGAGTTCCATCAACAAAAGGTTATAGATATTATGTTGATAATTTAATGGAATCAAATAATATTGATGATATTAAACTACAAATTGATGAAATTTTTAAAAAAAGAGGATCAACAATTGATGAAATTTTAGAACAAACTTCATTAATTCTAAGTGAAATGACAAAGTTAGCAACTGTTGTGGCAACCTCTGAACAAAATGATGAGTTGCTATTGTCAAAAGTTGAACTTGTACCCATTTCTTCTAAAACTGCTATAGTAATCTTTATTATTTCTAATGGAACAATTCAAAATAAAACAATAAATTTAGAATCAGTTTCATTAGAAGAATTAAAGTTATCAATTGATTTATTTAATGAAAGATTAATTAATTCAAAAATATCTGAAATTCAAACGAAATCACAAGCAATTATACCTGTATTGAAACAACAAGTTAAAAAATATGAATTTATTTTACAAACATTAGTAGGTGCTTTGATTCATACAGACTCTAATAAATCAAAAACAAGGGGAGTTAAATATTTATTGGAAAATCCAGAGTTTAATGATCCAAACAAAATTAAAAATATTATTGAATTTATTGAAAATGCTTCTCCTTTTGCTTGATTTAATTATCAAAGCAAAACAAATAAACCTGTTGTAGCTATAGGTTTAGAAACAGGCAATGAAAATGATGATATAGCTGTTATTGGTACTAACTTCCCCACTAAAGGTGGGGGAAAAGGTGCGTTGGCACTAGTTGGTCCTAAAAGAATTGAATACGATAAGGTATCAAAACTTTTAGAATGAATCAGCAATAAAATTGAAGAAAAATTTTTATTGGAAGGAGAATAA
- a CDS encoding nucleotide exchange factor GrpE: MEKQKQKEILNLFENVKKELKIKSKHTKESKEEKEEELSAIEKLELEFVALNEEIEQLKEAKLIAIADNQNTVRRFQNESILVRKYGGEKLASELIPAIDMFRGVLKSTPDNPEIKNYLMGFEMIINQIDQGLTNAGVSMINVKSGDDFNPELHSAIEQIKSEEFETGKIVTVVSNGYKLHDRVIKHAAVKVAE, translated from the coding sequence ATGGAAAAACAAAAGCAAAAAGAAATTTTGAATTTATTTGAAAATGTTAAAAAAGAACTTAAAATAAAATCAAAACATACAAAAGAAAGTAAAGAAGAAAAAGAAGAAGAACTTTCTGCAATCGAAAAATTGGAATTAGAATTTGTTGCTTTAAATGAAGAAATTGAACAATTAAAAGAAGCAAAATTAATAGCAATTGCTGATAATCAAAATACAGTTAGAAGATTTCAAAATGAAAGTATTTTAGTTAGAAAATATGGTGGAGAAAAATTAGCTTCAGAGTTAATACCAGCTATTGATATGTTTAGAGGAGTTTTAAAATCAACTCCAGATAATCCTGAAATTAAAAATTATTTAATGGGATTTGAAATGATCATTAATCAAATAGATCAAGGTTTAACAAATGCTGGTGTTTCAATGATTAATGTAAAATCAGGAGATGATTTTAATCCAGAATTGCATTCAGCAATTGAACAAATAAAATCAGAAGAATTTGAAACAGGAAAAATTGTAACTGTTGTTTCAAATGGATATAAATTACATGATAGAGTTATAAAACATGCTGCTGTTAAAGTAGCAGAATAA